One Phaeodactylum tricornutum CCAP 1055/1 chromosome 28, whole genome shotgun sequence DNA window includes the following coding sequences:
- a CDS encoding predicted protein gives MRLSPLSRPSRSLLTTIEDDWTDSEARMGEHTRKAISYPYPVNYNDHFETPLLAYKDLQPLIDWLWSSSICRKVKQGRNAKATDISIYDPYYCDGRTRSILAELGYRNVLHEKRDFYKDVMRNTVPEYDLLLTNPPYSDQHKTKCLEYCFSQLRESNKPFCILMPNYVASRQYFRNFLMKEEPEDVVYLIPTLQYQYDHPEGTGKDKSPFDSLWFCGIGRDRAKSAVEFWKGLGRATFCPKMAASLRELEDMGAISTQKRPNPKQRRKIKRKLQAALGDGAMHDEVKRVMEKTESSEQGKQADMKAKYRDEAGKRTKRRF, from the exons ATGAGGCTATCTCCCCTATCCCGTCCGTCGAGGTCACttttaaca ACAATTGAAGACGACTGGACTGACAGCGAGGCAAGGATGGGTGAACATACGCGCAAGGCTATTAGTTACCCATACCCTGTTAATTACAATGATCACTTCGAAACGCCCCTGCTGGCCTACAAAGACTTGCAGCCGCTGATTGACTGGCTTTGGTCCAGTAGTATCTGTCGTAAGGTCAAGCAAGGGAGGAACGCCAAGGCGACAGATATTTCTATTTATGATCCCTACTATTGCGATGGTCGAACGCGCAGTATTCTAGCCGAGCTTGGATATCGCAACGTCCTACACGAGAAGCGCGATTTTTACAAAGATGTGATGCGCAATACGGTGCCAGAATACGACCTACTCCTGACGAATCCACCATACTCCGATCAACACAAGACCAAATGTCTCGAGTACTGCTTTTCCCAACTTAGAGAAAGCAACAAGCCGTTCTGTATTCTCATGCCCAATTACGTGGCATCACGGCAgtattttcgaaattttttAATGAAAGAGGAACCAGAAGATGTCGTGTATTTGATTCCTACCCTTCAATACCAATACGATCATCCGGAAGGTACCGGAAAGGACAAAAGCCCATTTGACTCTTTATGGTTTTGTGGGATCGGAAGGGATCGAGCTAAGTCGGCGGTTGAATTCTGGAAGGGGTTAGGACGAGCAACCTTTTGTCCGAAAATGGCAGCCTCACTACGAGAACTAGAGGACATGGGAGCAATCTCTACTCAGAAACGACCAAATCCTAAGCAACGGCGGAAAATCAAACGAAAATTGCAAGCTGCACTCGGTGATGGGGCAATGCACGATGAGGTGAAACGTGTCATGGAAAAAACTGAATCTTCAGAGCAGGGTAAACAGGCTGATATGAAAGCCAAGTATCGAGACGAGGCAGGCAAACGAACGAAAAGGAGGTTTTGA
- a CDS encoding predicted protein, producing the protein MGKKKSAKKGSKGYNRVPDDGGEHVSRSPSMSCSRKKRRGKNNKASGNFAEDSKLRDSLESDGSKTIIDIDADGNCLFRSLSDQLYHDFGSKHAEIRSDVCDYLEAFEEDFSVFLVLDENEDDEDAADFNTYIKNMRQDGDWGGNVELVAAARLYRRNITVFSASMGAYTIEHGSDKQSAGSDLCISYHDNDHYNSVRNHASGKPSVPLKTFVKSESDDNEFCTERKEAMVDGPCEESTLDALPDTGMSIETTKKSAPCPCGSGLRYKKCCFASKSHVKRLHRMQDSEKRDANVESEHQPKMDGTFRVMTI; encoded by the exons AtgggaaagaagaaatcagCAAAGAAGGGTAGCAAGGGCTACAATAGAGTGCCAGATGATGGGGGGGAACACGTTTCTCGATCGCCGTCCATGAGCTGCAGTCGCAAAAAGCGGCgtggcaagaacaacaaAGCCTCTGGAAATTTTGCGGAAGATTCTAAACTTAGAGACTCTTTGGAATCTGATGGATCAAAAACGATCATTGACATCGATGCAGATGGAAACTGCTTGTTTCGTTCGTTGTCCGATCAGCTATACCACGATTTTGGAAGCAAGCACGCGGAGATTCGGTCGGACGTTTGCGATTACctggaagcttttgaagagGATTTTAGCGTTTTTTTAGTGCTGGACGagaacgaagacgatgaagatgcGGCTGACTTTAATACATACATCAAGAATATGCGACAAGATGGGGACTGGGGAGGCAATGTAGAACTTGTTGCAGCTGCTCGACTATATCG GCGAAATATTACTGTGTTTTCGGCCTCCATGGGTGCCTACACGATTGAACACGGCAGTGATAAGCAATCCGCTGGATCTGACCTGTGTATAAGCTATCACGACAACGATCACTACAACAGTGTTCGGAATCATGCATCGGGAAAGCCTTCCGTTCCCTTAAAAACGTTTGTCAAGTCGGAATctgacgacaacgaattcTGTACCGAAAGAAAGGAAGCCATGGTTGATGGCCCGTGTGAGGAAAGTACTCTCGACGCCCTTCCCGACACAGGAATGTCCATTGAAACAACGAAGAAGTCCGCACCCTGTCCATGTGGCAGCGGTCTGCGCTATAAAAAATGCTGCTTCGCAAGCAAAAGTCACGTTAAGAGACTACACAGGATGCAGGACTCCGAAAAAAGAGATGCGAATGTGGAAAGTGAACATCAACCAAAGATGGACGGTACTTTTCGGGTAATGACAATCTAA
- a CDS encoding predicted protein, whose amino-acid sequence MRSANINIRHSELSWRVLLLATLAFLGIATAIRPLTTSDVEVYSFESFVEDFSKTYASPDEYEHRRGIFCRNRDIVLTHNRQRQQHQHQLGVNEFMDATDDEIPKGYEKASNTRATQAIATQRRLNDEQGLESLVLSPVAELPNSVDWRQKGVVTPVKSQGGCGSCWAFATTAMLESHVAIHAGVLFELSTQELVSCMVNPLQCGGNGGCTGATAELALEFVRQHGMVQEWEFGYQSYHGAAVNCTLQDVESALLRGANKTHYKGAVASIQGWVALPTNNYTTLMNAVAKVGPVAVSVAATPWALYKEGVFESSMKSEKETNVNHLVVLDGYGTDEETGVDYWLVRNSWGPMWGEDGYIRLKRVDPVSLTDPEMDCGMDVTPSDGVACTIDDKGNSVIPPAVKVCGTSGILFDSSLPLGPYLVK is encoded by the coding sequence ATGAGAAGTGCTAACATCAACATCCGACACTCTGAATTGTCTTGGAGGGTGCTTCTCCTCGCAACACTTGCTTTTCTCGGCATAGCAACCGCCATTCGTCCTTTGACGACCTCCGACGTCGAAGTTTATTCGTTCGAAAGCTTTGTGGAAGACTTTTCCAAGACGTACGCCTCGCCCGATGAATACGAGCATCGACGAGGAATTTTTTGCCGCAATCGAGACATCGTCCTCACGCACAATCGACAGCGTCAGCAACACCAGCACCAGTTGGGCGTGAACGAATTCATGGACGCAACGGACGACGAAATACCCAAAGGATACGAAAAAGCTTCCAACACCCGTGCAACTCAGGCCATTGCTACCCAGCGTCGACTGAATGATGAGCAGGGCTTGGAAAGTCTCGTGCTTTCGCCCGTTGCGGAACTTCCCAACAGTGTTGATTGGCGCCAAAAGGGAGTCGTCACTCCAGTCAAGTCTCAGGGGGGTTGTGGGTCGTGTTGGGCTTTTGCGACGACTGCCATGTTGGAATCGCATGTAGCGATTCATGCGGGAGTCCTCTTTGAACTATCCACCCAAGAATTGGTTTCGTGTATGGTAAATCCACTCCAATGTGGTGGGAACGGAGGCTGCACTGGGGCTACTGCCGAGCTCGCTTTGGAGTTTGTCCGACAGCACGGAATGGTGCAGGAGTGGGAATTTGGCTACCAATCGTATCATGGTGCAGCGGTCAACTGTACCTTACAGGATGTAGAATCTGCTCTGCTTCGTGGTGCGAACAAGACGCACTACAAGGGCGCAGTGGCTTCCATTCAAGGGTGGGTCGCACTACCAACGAACAATTACACGACACTGATGAATGCCGTTGCGAAAGTAGGGCCTGTAGCTGTCAGTGTTGCCGCTACTCCATGGGCACTGTATAAGGAAGGGGTATTTGAGTCTTCCATGAAATCGGAGAAGGAAACAAACGTGAATCATCTGGTTGTCTTGGACGGGTACGgtacggacgaagaaacaggTGTGGACTATTGGTTGGTGCGCAACAGCTGGGGGCCGATGTGGGGTGAGGATGGCTACATTCGTTTGAAGCGTGTTGATCCCGTGTCCCTGACTGATCCAGAAATGGATTGCGGTATGGATGTTACCCCCAGTGACGGCGTTGCTTGTACCATTGATGACAAAGGCAACTCCGTGATTCCTCCGGCGGTGAAAGTTTGCGGAACGTCGGGGATTTTATTTGACTCCAGTCTTCCCTTGGGACCATACTTGGTAAAGTAG
- a CDS encoding predicted protein — translation MRRPTKRKLLDVEGQVESESPETKDRGNVYPIHLLARTVAIIVIAGILLFMANHQFFSQTWTHTQLRQSPTKTTGKQCREQKRPVVYDSKAQAAGRKSRFPNVEERIRVYMSNWYTPPCDDFHDGFVHYEYYKNNTDPLSSFYTIDEVASFNTSPKQRSFHIDSSIKPALMFYATRYFLDICAKTLTPLRFYCTDGNETILHTMQQLGWSEQFEVRVGTPPLLLQFGDAKETHAVESISELPVSSYPRVPHIKKFRRAIGEKELKSFNAEECIRTLRPGFQDHDPYSLLPIVWKLNTKRHYGDLSKTACLDIPWSSKQNSSVFRGKLNGAAIFDPISNEEKCLQMPRCRLVYTHVNSTLVDAFLTDMMHKLPSKIADVQLTTSIFSIHDLLRYKGLVMLEGNDVSSGLKWALLSNSVVLMPRPTFTSWAMEELLEPWVHYVPLDEGLTDVEDKMQWIVENDAEAQQISKRASLWIKDLVYHTDSMKDDQLVFKGILERYRQHFRKRPTT, via the coding sequence ATGCGCCGTCCAACGAAACGAAAGCTCTTAGATGTAGAAGGTCAAGTGGAATCCGAAAGCCCTGAAACGAAGGATCGTGGAAATGTATACCCTATCCATTTGCTCGCACGAACAGTCGCAATCATTGTGATTGCGGGAATCTTACTCTTCATGGCAAATCATCAATTTTTCTCCCAAACCTGGACCCACACACAATTACGGCAGTCACCGACAAAAACGACTGGGAAACAATGCCGAGAACAAAAGAGACCAGTCGTTTACGATTCGAAAGCACAAGCAGCCGGACGAAAAAGCCGATTTCCAAATGTGGAAGAGCGGATTCGGGTATACATGTCAAATTGGTACACACCACCGTGTGACGACTTTCATGATGGTTTCGTGCATTATGAATACTACAAAAATAATACAGATCCCCTTTCGTCTTTTTACACGATCGACGAGGTAGCCTCTTTCAACACGTCCCCAAAACAACGATCTTTCCACATCGACTCCTCCATTAAGCCCGCCTTGATGTTTTACGCAACGAGATACTTCCTGGATATTTGTGCAAAGACGCTGACGCCATTACGGTTCTACTGTACAGACGGGAACGAAACAATTTTACACACTATGCAACAGCTCGGTTGGAGCGAGCAATTTGAAGTAAGGGTTGGGACGCCGCCATTACTGCTTCAATTCGGTGACGCCAAAGAGACTCATGCTGTCGAATCAATCAGCGAATTACCCGTTTCTTCCTACCCTAGAGTACCTCACATCAAAAAGTTTCGGCGCGCAATTGGCGAAAAGGAATTAAAAAGTTTCAATGCAGAGGAGTGTATTCGAACGCTCAGGCCCGGTTTTCAAGATCACGATCCATACAGTCTACTACCAATCGTTTGGAAACTGAATACTAAGCGGCACTACGGAGATCTTTCCAAGACGGCTTGTTTGGACATTCCCTGGTCCTCCAAACAAAACTCCTCCGTATTTCGTGGAAAACTTAACGGAGCCGCTATCTTCGATCCTATTTCCAATGAGGAAAAATGCCTTCAGATGCCGCGTTGCCGCTTAGTTTATACCCACGTAAACTCGACTTTGGTCGACGCCTTTCTCACAGATATGATGCATAAGTTACCCAGCAAGATAGCGGACGTCCAGCTGACGACGTCTATCTTCTCAATCCATGATTTGCTGAGATACAAGGGACTAGTAATGCTGGAAGGAAACGATGTTTCATCGGGACTGAAATGGGCCCTGTTATCGAACTCGGTCGTACTGATGCCACGTCCAACCTTCACTTCCTGGGCTATGGAAGAGCTGCTGGAGCCTTGGGTTCACTACGTTCCCTTGGATGAAGGGTTGACGGATGTTGAGGACAAGATGCAATGGATCGTAGAGAACGACGCTGAGGCGCAGCAAATCTCAAAGCGTGCCAGTCTTTGGATTAAAGACTTGGTCTACCATACAGATTCCATGAAAGACGATCAACTCGTTTTTAAGGGAATTCTCGAACGTTACAGACAGCATTTTAGGAAGCGCCCGACAACTTGA
- a CDS encoding predicted protein: MDRADGRLASTLRPLSCELGTLHNADGSALWKSGSTQVLAAVHGPVAPRQPQHETQKAKISIIIKSGTTVNTLEREWEAFITKALTACLVTEQYPRSVIQIVLQILSADGSVLGAALNGAVAALMDAGIAMKVLPVAVTC; this comes from the coding sequence ATGGATCGCGCAGACGGGAGATTAGCTAGTACTCTACGGCCACTTTCTTGTGAACTTGGCACCTTACACAATGCCGACGGGTCCGCCTTATGGAAGTCTGGATCGACGCAGGTCCTGGCGGCCGTCCATGGACCTGTGGCTCCACGTCAACCTCAACATGAGActcaaaaagcaaaaatttcaATAATCATAAAGTCAGGGACGACAGTGAATACGCTGGAACGCGAATGGGAAGCCTTCATAACCAAAGCGCTGACGGCATGTCTGGTCACTGAGCAATACCCCCGCAGTGTGATCCAGATTGTTCTGCAGATTCTTTCGGCAGATGGGTCTGTCCTTGGGGCTGCGCTGAATGGGGCGGTAGCTGCCTTGATGGACGCTGGAATAGCAATGAAAGTCTTGCCCGTTGCTGTGACATGC
- a CDS encoding predicted protein, which yields MSKNGENNDEETWQDEDFLSLSIPADNTGNDFDSPEEDVDEDMDTSTSSEDDPLPPWIEHHDIGLQKAHAATALHNEIVQFVRLMEPMPEEIRQREDLVKRVEELVHRTFDNAQVHVFGSQATGLFLPSSDVDLLVITNEKANDETSQPDRQEDWQKPSGSPLDRFESVLREDWLMELSYLEVIGNTKVPLVKFTHAPTNISVDVCFDQESGPGAAQLMKTYLEALPPLRPLTFVLKYFLSARGLNEPYSGGVGSYLLQLMIVSFLQHRERDAYNYRRPSLNNLGCLLLEFLELYGIGFNYTTTGISVRNDGFYFPKGSSERKEIFWQPSRVFMIGMENPLETTMDVGRSSFRIRVVQGAFAAAYRVLLTYMAVPLQPTSSILASILPPTQEMRQRRFLKRKSKRIANSKASPSNDCVVKRRRMN from the coding sequence ATGAGCAAAAATGGAGAAAACAACGACGAGGAAACATGGCAAGACGAGGACTTTCTGTCACTTTCGATACCTGCAGACAACACCGGCAATGATTTCGATTCCCCGGAAGAAGATGTCGATGAAGACATGGATACTTCAACCTCGTCGGAAGACGATCCTTTGCCCCCATGGATTGAGCATCACGATATAGGTTTGCAGAAAGCGCATGCAGCTACAGCTTTACACAACGAAATTGTTCAATTTGTCCGTCTCATGGAACCAATGCCGGAAGAGATACGACAACGCGAGGACCTCGTGAAGCGGGTTGAAGAACTGGTACATCGGACGTTCGATAACGCCCAAGTCCATGTGTTTGGCTCTCAGGCAACTGGCCTCTTTTTGCCTTCCTCCGATGTCGACCTTTTGGTAATAACGAACGAAAAGGCAAACGACGAGACATCGCAACCAGACAGACAGGAGGACTGGCAGAAACCATCGGGGAGTCCATTGGATCGATTTGAGTCTGTGCTACGAGAAGACTGGCTAATGGAACTATCATATTTGGAGGTTATAGGGAACACCAAAGTGCCTTTGGTCAAGTTTACGCACGCACCCACCAACATTTCGGTGGACGTGTGTTTCGACCAAGAGAGTGGCCCAGGGGCCGCACAACTAATGAAGACATATCTAGAGGCACTCCCACCTCTGCGACCACTAACTTTTGTTTTGAAATACTTTTTGTCAGCGAGAGGCCTAAACGAGCCCTATAGCGGTGGAGTTGGATCGTATTTGCTGCAGCTCATGATTGTCTCGTTTCTGCAGCATCGGGAGCGCGATGCATACAACTACCGTCGTCCGAGTTTAAACAACCTGGGGTGCCTGTTACTCGAATTTTTGGAACTCTATGGCATTGGCTTCAACTACACCACGACGGGGATTTCCGTACGGAACGATGGCTTTTACTTTCCCAAGGGTTCATCGGAGCGTAAGGAAATATTTTGGCAACCGTCCCGGGTGTTTATGATTGGCATGGAGAATCCTCTCGAAACGACAATGGACGTTGGGAGATCATCCTTCCGAATTCGTGTAGTCCAAGGGGCATTTGCCGCAGCCTATCGTGTTTTGTTGACATACATGGCGGTTCCTTTACAGCCCACATCATCCATTCTGGCTTCCATTCTACCTCCTACGCAAGAAATGCGACAACGGCGCTTTCTCAAACGAAAGTCCAAGCGCAtagctaacagtaaagcaaGTCCAAGCAACGATTGTGTCGTCAAGCGGAGGAGAATGAACTGA
- a CDS encoding predicted protein translates to MPPASSETVSIEGDQFFLHTWTPDLKPRAICVVFHGFLAHGVYPTVRYAAQLLAEANYLVVAADMHGHGKSPGSPGLLPSAEKVLEGGRKVVTYARALDPTSKIFLLGSSMGGTIALSVANHMSDVSGVVLLAPMLQLAVSTPERILLSGLASLPWVNNWQVIPSSAASSDKQYRDPIRRKECEEDKPAEARSSFIAIASASTCVQLAHDIQQELPNVTTPFLLAVAEEDVVVKNQGSYDLYEKSPSIDKTMKKYAALHGLLCEPSPLREMVEQDIIEWLNARC, encoded by the coding sequence ATGCCACCCGCTTCCTCGGAAACAGTATCTATCGAAGGAGATCAATTCTTTCTTCATACTTGGACTCCCGACCTTAAGCCACGTGCGATTTGCGTCGTCTTTCACGGTTTTCTTGCACATGGCGTATACCCGACTGTGCGATACGCTGCTCAGTTGCTCGCTGAGGCAAACtatcttgttgttgcagctgACATGCACGGCCACGGGAAGTCCCCGGGTAGCCCCGGTCTCTTGCCGTCGGCAGAAAAGGTGCTCGAAGGGGGCCGCAAGGTTGTGACGTACGCAAGAGCTTTGGATCCGACATCCAAGATTTTCCTTTTGGGATCCAGTATGGGAGGAACTATAGCACTTTCGGTCGCCAACCACATGTCAGACGTTTCTGGGGTTGTTCTCCTCGCACCCATGCTTCAACTTGCGGTAAGTACTCCTGAAAGAATATTGTTGTCGGGCTTGGCGTCCTTACCGTGGGTGAATAATTGGCAAGTAATCCCAAGCTCGGCGGCCTCCTCTGACAAGCAATATCGAGACCCAATCCGTCGCAAAGAATGCGAGGAAGACAAACCCGCTGAAGCACGTAGTTCCTTCATCGCGATCGCATCAGCATCGACCTGTGTTCAACTGGCCCACGACATCCAACAAGAATTGCCGAACGTAACTACCCCCTTCCTACTAGCTgtggcggaagaagacgTAGTGGTTAAAAACCAAGGCTCCTACGATCTATACGAGAAATCTCCATCTATTGACAAGACCATGAAAAAATATGCTGCTTTGCATGGACTACTTTGTGAGCCGTCCCCTTTGCGAGAAATGGTTGAACAGGATATTATCGAATGGCTAAATGCCAGGTGCTGA
- a CDS encoding predicted protein: MATTSTPVPADIGNENPTTEAPVAVPSASTASDNPFQTPSLYVGDLAPDVNESLLFEIFSAVGPVASIRVCRDAVTRRSLGYSYVNFHQMADAERAMDTMNFSMIKGKPCRIMWSQRDPSLRRSGVGNIFVKNLNEAIDNKQLYDTFSLFGNILSCKVVTDREGGVSMGYGYVHYETAEAANAAIEKLDGMLIDGQEVQVGHFMRRNDRPDIDSWTNCYIKNVPYEWDDARLNQEFAQFGEVLSATVSREDTNQTLGFGFINFAEHESAVAAVEALNGKEYTTTLDGEEITQQIYVGRAQKKSERERELRAKFEAEKMDRISKFQGVNLYVKNLDDSVTDDMLRDEFAVMGTITSARVMKDAKDGRSRGFGFVCYSTPEESTRAVNEMNGKLIANKPIFVALAQRREVRRAQLEAQHANRAGGPGQPGMMRAPMGAPMGYPGMPMYMQRPGPGGGMQPAYPMMPQMMGPGGRRVPMAGRGGRGRGPMPGPGQQPIKFNQQVRNAGPPMQNQPPHQQGAPQAIPHEGALTASALASASPEVQKNMIGERLYPLIHQSQPELAGKITGMLLEMDNSELLHLLESPDALNSKISEALQVLEAHQAGQE; this comes from the exons ATGGCTACCACTTCAACTCCCGTTCCTGCTGACATTGGCAACGAAAATCCTACCACCGAAGCCCCTGTCGCCGTCCCCTCCGCCTCTACTGCTAGCGACAATCCTTTTCAAACGCCCTCTCTTTACGTTGGTGATCTCGCGCCCGATGTCAACGAGAGTCTCTTGTTCGAGATTTTCAGCGCGGTCGGTCCCGTCGCTTCCATTCGTGTCTGCCGCGACGCCGTAACCCGCCGCTCCCTTGGCTACTCGTACGTTAACTTTCATCAGATGGCAGATGCTGAGCGCGCGATGGATACAATGAATTTCTCGATGATCAAGGGCAAGCCGTGCCGTATTATGTGGAGTCAGCGTGACCCCTCCCTCCGTCGTTCGGGAGTTGGTAACATTTTTGTCAAGAACCTGAACGAAGCGATTGATAACAAGCAGCTCTATGATACCTTCTCCCTCTTTGGAAACATCTTATCCTGCAAAGTTGTCACAGATCGTGAGGGTGGTGTTTCTATGGGTTACGGCTACGTTCACTACGAAACGGCTGAAGCTGCTAACGCCGCCATTGAAAAACTCGACGGCATGTTGATTGACGGCCAAGAAGTTCAGGTCGGTCACTTTATGCGTCGTAACGATCGTCCCGATATTGATTCATGGACGAACTGTTACATCAAAAATGTTCCCTACGAATGGGATGATGCTCGTTTGAACCAGGAGTTTGCCCAGTTTGGTGAAGTTCTGAGTGCTACCGTGTCTCGCG aagatACCAACCAGACCCTTGGTTTTGGTTTTATTAACTTTGCGGAACACGAATCTGCCGTTGCTGCAGTGGAAGCGCTCAACGGAAAGGAGTACACCACCACTTTAGATGGTGAGGAAATTACCCAACAGATCTACGTTGGGCGTGCCCAGAAAAAGTCGGAGCGCGAGCGTGAACTCCGTGCCAAATTCGAAGCCGAAAAAATGGATCGTATTTCCAAGTTTCAGGGTGTCAACCTTTACGTTAAGAATCTTGACGATTCTGTTACGGACGACATGCTCCGTGATGAATTCGCGGTGATGGGTACGATTACGTCGGCTCGTGTCATGAAGGACGCGAAAGACGGACGTTCCCGAGGCTTCGGCTTTGTGTGCTATTCTACTCCCGAAGAGTCCACTCGCGCCGTCAATGAGATGAACGGCAAACTTATTGCGAACAAGCCTATTTTCGTCGCTTTGGCTCAGCGACGAGAAGTTCGTCGTGCTCAGCTGGAGGCCCAGCATGCCAATCGTGCGGGTGGCCCTGGGCAACCAGGCATGATGCGTGCTCCGATGGGAGCCCCAATGGGATACCCTGGTATGCCCATGTACATGCAGCGTCCTGGTCCCGGAGGAGGCATGCAACCGGCCTACCCCATGATGCCACAAATGATGGGCCCTGGAGGTC GCCGTGTCCCCATGGCTGGACGTGGTGGACGCGGGCGTGGCCCCATGCCCGGACCTGGTCAACAACCGATCAAGTTCAATCAGCAGGTTCGTAACGCTGGGCCTCCTATGCAGAATCAACCTCCCCACCAGCAAGGTGCTCCTCAAGCTATTCCCCACGAGGGTGCTCTAACGGCTTCGGCTCTGGCCTCCGCCTCCCCGGAAGTCCAAAAGAACATGATTGGCGAGCGTCTTTATCCTCTGATTCACCAATCGCAGCCTGAACTTGCGGGCAAGATTACCGGAATGTTGCTAGAGATGGACAATTCCGAATTGTTgcatcttttggaaagtccGGACGCTTTGAACTCCAAGATTTCCGAAGCACTACAAGTTCTGGAAGCACACCAAGCTGGCCAGGAGTAA
- a CDS encoding predicted protein, with protein sequence QEFPKIELHVHLDGSFDPLFLWKYMQKHPESMLYCTTSQEYHKLCTCRGYRSLQEMLNCFEMFLPLVRRNLDLLEQLAYDFCQRQWEQNVVYTEVRYSPFLLAESFEVENKNSQSVDAEAVFAAITSGLRRGSHKFGIIVNQIISAITWRPDWAMPSLELAQKHREDYPCATLGIDIAAGEEHFDRDQHSALYEPHFAMIQKAKEYKLPVTLHAGEAAMESSMDNVRRAIDVYGASRIGHGYRTVNDLDLINYVKEKKIHFEVCPTSSDETGGWMYKEEKNWKEHPCLAMLKHGIPFSLNSDDPAVFHTSLSWQYRIALAKMDLTREDIVKCNLQAIDAAFCSEERKVALR encoded by the exons CAAGAGTTTCCCAAAATAGAGCTGCACGTTCATCTCGACGGAAGTTTTGACCCCTTATTTTTGTGGAAATATATGCAAAAGCATCCCGAAAGCATGTTGT ACTGTACCACATCGCAAGAATATCACAAGCTTTGCACATGTCGTGGATACCGTTCGCTCCAAGAGATGCTAAATTGTTTTGAAATGTTTTTACCTCTCGTTCGACGCAATTTGGACCTGCTGGAACAACTCGCGTACGATTTTTGTCAGCGCCAATGGGAACAAAATGTTGTATATACGGAGGTGCGCTACTCCCCCTTTTTGCTTGCTGAAAGTTTTGAAGTCGAAAATaagaactcacagtcagtggaCGCCGAAGCGGTCTTTGCTGCCATTACCAGTGGACTACGTCGCGGATCacacaagtttggtattaTTGTGAATCAGATCATTTCCGCAATCACGTGGCGACCCGACTGGGCGATGCCTTCACTGGAACTCGCCCAGAAACACCGCGAAGACTATCCATGTGCAACCTTAGGTATCGATATTGCTGCCGGCGAGGAACATTTTGACAGGGACCAGCACTCGGCGCTCTACGAACCCCATTTTGCCATGATTCAAAAAGCCAAAGAGTATAAGTTGCCAGTTACCCTGCATGCGGGAGAAGCTGCGATGGAATCTTCCATGGATAACGTACGCCGGGCAATTGACGTATACGGTGCAAGCCGTATCGGGCATGGTTATAGGACGGTCAACGACTTGGATCTCATAAACTAtgtgaaggaaaagaagattcACTTCGAAGTGTGTCCAACATCGAGTGACGAAACGGGCGGTTGGATGtacaaggaagaaaagaactGGAAGGAACATCCATGCCTTGCCATGCTCAAGCACGGCATTCCCTTTTCGCTCAATTCGGACGATCCAGCGGTCTTCCACACCTCCTTATCGTGGCAGTACCGGATCGCtttggccaaaatggacttgACGCGGGAGGACATTGTCAAATGCAATCTGCAAGCCATTGATGCGGCTTTCTGTTCCGAGGAGCGGAAGGTTGCACTGCGC